A region of Coccinella septempunctata chromosome 5, icCocSept1.1, whole genome shotgun sequence DNA encodes the following proteins:
- the LOC123313536 gene encoding uncharacterized protein LOC123313536, which yields MSDSDFLERLDEELGLVEPLKDQEPESPPRPVPLPLGALKAFGRPKPNTSSAVTDRSTSSPRKQELQQAAVPTQRQNAMEIDIPAEKRNKQDKRYFINKGKISKQPDNRQHDIHRHNNRPAQITTKIPARVRTVGTMGPNVYLELRPNMCWRCGQGEHSRAHCTGTPILFCSSCGLLGTLTRNCTCQSHHRQREAAVQCDIPSASTQSEPPRKKSNKFRMPTSRELALRACPRCRELREAKDNSKEKSRTTEARH from the coding sequence ATGAGCGACTCAGACTTTCTGGAACGACTGGACGAGGAGCTGGGTCTTGTCGAGCCATTAAAAGACCAGGAACCGGAATCTCCTCCCCGTCCTGTGCCGTTGCCGTTGGGGGCACTCAAAGCATTTGGTCGCCCCAAACCAAACACCTCTTCCGCTGTCACTGACCGTTCCACATCATCACCCAGGAAGCAGGAACTACAACAGGCGGCTGTTCCGACTCAGAGGCAGAATGCAATGGAAATAGACATTCCAGCTGAAAAGAGAAATAAGCAAGATAAacgttatttcataaacaagggGAAGATTTCCAAACAACCGGATAATCGTCAACATGACATCCATCGACACAACAACCGTCCAGCTCAAATAACAACCAAGATTCCAGCCAGAGTACGTACAGTTGGCACAATGGGGCCCAATGTCTACTTAGAGCTTCGCCCTAATATGTGTTGGAGATGTGGCCAAGGGGAGCACAGTCGAGCACACTGCACCGGTACCCCGATTCTCTTCTGCAGCAGTTGCGGCCTGCTAGGTACATtaaccagaaattgtacttgtcAGTCTCATCACCGTCAACGCGAGGCTGCCGTCCAATGTGATATCCCCAGCGCATCCACCCAATCCGAACCGCCCCGGAAGAAATCGAACAAGTTCCGCATGCcaaccagtagggagttagccctccgtgcctgtccaagatgTCGAGAACTCCGTGAGGCCAAGGACAATAGCAAGGAGAAATCACGTACAACTGAAGCCCGTCACTAA
- the LOC123314017 gene encoding cell division control protein 2 homolog 3-like yields the protein MFQMEHLHLGEILGEGSFGRVYRGQRHGQAVAVKRTMLTHHAIQEVDILRSLEHTNIIPLQEAIIEGDYLFMVMPLCDEDLNAFLRREGPRNQPSRFFRVMRQLAAAVTECHRRQIVHRDIKPANILRRRCRFLLADFGLAETLTTTRPLLTEPAGTMVYWAPEQRRLEPYDTSVDLWALGLVAVEVATGLPCRQGEEEQHWASSLDDKYRAEMERLRFPVRWYIEGLLQDNPSHRRPAAQWEWPGTDTVLLVETVAQPPPLIPVSTLRPAPLPPIAPLTPPPQLSPVPQEPPAPGKTLILPSRLASKIQAQPNPRLWSPSLRTEVIALIPTTVKGRRRLRLKLRFPSGTAHRLWVPVD from the coding sequence ATGTTTCAGATGGAACATTTACACCTGGGGGAGATCTTGGGAGAAGGCAGCTTTGGGCGTGTCTATAGAGGCCAACGACACGGCCAAGCAGTGGCGGTGAAAAGGACTATGTTGACTCACCACGCCATCCAGGAAGTCGACATACTCAGGTCCCTAGAACATACAAATATAATACCCCTGCAAGAGGCCATCATAGAGGGAGACTACCTTTTTATGGTAATGCCTCTGTGCGACGAGGACCTAAATGCCTTCCTGCGTCGAGAAGGGCCGAGGAACCAGCCGTCTCGGTTCTTCCGCGTGATGCGGCAGTTAGCAGCAGCCGTGACGGAGTGTCATCGTCGGCAAATAGTACACCGAGACATCAAGCCAGCCAATATCTTACGCCGCCGGTGCCGATTCCTGCTGGCAGATTTTGGGTTGGCCGAAACACTTACCACCACCCGACCCCTGCTCACCGAGCCAGCAGGAACCATGGTGTACTGGGCACCGGAACAGCGCAGGCTAGAGCCGTATGACACGTCCGTCGACCTGTGGGCGTTGGGGTTAGTGGCCGTAGAGGTGGCGACCGGATTACCGTGCCGTCAGGGTGAGGAGGAACAGCATTGGGCCTCATCCCTGGACGACAAATACCGTGCGGAGATGGAGCGGTTGAGATTCCCCGTCCGATGGTATATCGAAGGTTTGCTCCAGGATAACCCGTCCCACCGGAGACCTGCTGCACAGTGGGAGTGGCCTGGAACCGATACCGTCCTGTTAgttgaaaccgtagctcagcCACCCCCACTGATACCGGTGTCCACACTGAGACCAGCACCACTTCCACCAATTGCTCCGTTAACGCCACCACCCCAACTGTCTCCCGTCCCACAGGAACCGCCAGCACCAGGGAAGACACTGATTTTGCCGTCAAGACTAGCATCCAAAATCCAGGCTCAACCGAACCCCCGTCTGTGGTCACCCAGTCTTCGGACTGAGGTCATCGCCCTGATACCAACCACCGTCAAGGGCAGACGCCGGCTCCGGCTGAAGCTCAGGTTTCCCTCCGGCACTGCCCACCGTCTCTGGGTGCCAGTGGATTGA